Proteins from a genomic interval of Anolis sagrei isolate rAnoSag1 chromosome 1, rAnoSag1.mat, whole genome shotgun sequence:
- the FANCF gene encoding Fanconi anemia group F protein produces MEALLSQAERLPGLLEASRSPAVRNWDPETVRRALGWTRAFREAAERGLRRRGLQGGLGLLGRGPALLCFALLENRALPAPSRERLLRSLLLPSGGAEELLLPVSARRKAATQLLPAHEGSADRARAQLLLSRLREEEEEEGSGLALLERLPCGPTLYKAVAAALLEPGGESQAREALLPWLLQRGGEARLEAFCRLLPGCRLASLCARHPPLLGPYFSLLASWGGRLAYDPLRGIWGSSSRGGGDGPEVTWGELRERIRLLSWESEPLASAVRDHLRKLKGQDGDFEVQGLSVWTDLLLDLERTGVEEKPGRDHSQLVMET; encoded by the coding sequence ATGGAGGCGCTTCTCTCACAGGCCGAGCGGCTGCCGGGCCTTTTGGAGGCCTCTCGTTCGCCGGCGGTGCGGAACTGGGACCCGGAGACCGTGAGGCGAGCGCTGGGCTGGACTCGCGCCTTCCGGGAGGCCGCGGAACGAGGCCTAAGGCGGCGGGGCCTGCAAGGAGGGCTAGGCCTCTTGGGCCGCGGCCCGGCGCTGCTCTGCTTCGCGCTGCTGGAGAACCGGGCGCTCCCCGCCCCCTCCCGCGAGCGCCTCTTGCGCAGCCTCTTGCTCCCTTCCGGCGGGGCCGAGGAGCTGCTCCTGCCCGTCTCGGCCCGGCGCAAGGCCGCCACGCAGCTCCTCCCCGCCCACGAAGGCTCAGCAGACAGGGCCAGGGCCCAGCTGCTCTTATCGCGcctgagggaggaagaggaggaggagggaagcggCCTCGCCCTCCTGGAAAGGCTGCCCTGCGGCCCCACGCTGTACAAGGCCGTGGCCGCGGCCCTGCTGGAGCCCGGCGGGGAAAGCCAAGCCCGGGAGGCGCTGCTCCCTTGGCTGCTCCAGCGGGGAGGCGAGGCTCGCCTGGAGGCCTTCTGCCGCCTCTTGCCGGGCTGTCGCCTGGCCTCGCTTTGCGCCCGCCACCCGCCATTGCTCGGCCCTTACTTCAGCCTCTTGGCCTCCTGGGGAGGACGCCTCGCCTACGACCCCCTCCGCGGGATATGGGGCAGCAGcagtagaggaggaggagacggccCAGAAGTCACGTGGGGTGAATTAAGGGAGCGCATCCGCCTCCTCTCCTGGGAATCGGAGCCCCTCGCCAGCGCTGTTCGGGACCACTTAAGGAAGCTCAAAGGCCAAGATGGGGACTTCGAAGTGCAGGGGCTGAGCGTTTGGACAGACCTCTTACTAGATTTGGAGAGGACTGGCGTGGAGGAGAAGCCTGGAAGAGATCACTCCCAATTGGTTATGGAAACCTAG